The Falco cherrug isolate bFalChe1 chromosome 20, bFalChe1.pri, whole genome shotgun sequence genomic sequence atatgaaaaataataaatagatacattcaaaaataattttaggaatagtagcatttatttaaatattactaATTAGTGATGCACTGTGCCCGAAGTTTAGATTGAGAGCGGAGAGACATTTTCCAGTGGTTTCATTGAATATTATCCACAGATTGCTcatggagaagaaaggagggaaatcCTGGAAAATAAGACAGAAATCCTGGGAAATAAGAGAGAAATCctggaaaataagaaagaaatcctgaaaaataaCCCTATCCCATGTGAATGATGGGGAATATCTCTGGTTTTGAGCACGTTTTCTCAgcccctggctgctggcagtggaAAGGTGGGTCAGGGGGCAGTTACAAAgccacccaccaccccaaagtgaaaaaagtatttttttttccactgggcTGGCTCTGGCTTGTCCATCCATCTGTCCTGCAGGCCGGGTCGGTGGGGTTTGGGTCTGCTGCTCCGGTTCCCTGTCTGTAAAATGTACCAGAGCCATTTTAAAAGTCAGTGGACTGAGTGatttgtagaaatattttcGTGCCGGACAGCTTAAGTGCCTGTCAGGAGCGACTGCCTCTGATCAAAATATTCGGGGTTTTAACCagtgcctggtgctgggtggcTTTCAGCTCCCCCCAGTGCGGTGGACCGCCTGCAGCTCTTtgacaaactaaaaaaaattttcaaaatttcactcttttccttgaaaacacCCCGTGTATCTGGAGCCAAAGGGCTTTTCCATCCCCGCTGTGGGCCTGGGTCTCCCGGTGGGAGCACTAGGCCCATTCTGCCCCAGCAAACAGTGGGAAGGTGGGAAATAGCAGCCTTTCCACGCAGGTTTCCCGATGGGAATTACTGTGGGAGCATTTACTGAAGGGGGGCTGCTCTGTGGGGGCACGGCCAGGCTGCCCCTTGCTTTAGGGATCTCTGCGCGGAGAGACCTCAGCATCATTTTGGCCACCTCATTGTCCAGGATTTGtttctcacaagaaaaaaatctaaataaaacgATTCCTTGCAACCGAAATAATTCAGTTGGGTCAATATCTGATCCTTTTTTTCATGGTAAATCtgatgcccccccccccacccgcccgAAGTGCTGATTGCTCTGTGAATCCTCCCTGCTCACCCCCTGCCCttgccccagctcccaccagcagcatctCTCCCGTTTTCCTGCTGGcacctgtttttttcctcacgGATACCCCCTCGCCCACTATCTGTGAGGGATCCTGAACTTGGGCAAGAGCCACCGGTGGGATTTGAGGTGTCGGAGCAAAaccagcccccccctccccccttcaTGTACACCCCACTCAGAGGACCCCCAGCCCCTAAAGCTTCTTCCTAAATGGCTCAACccaaaattatttggatttttttttctttattttattttcctctcccccAAAAAAATGAGGCATCGAGAAACCAATGTGGAAATCCCACGGGAAGCCCCAGCTGGAGTCTGTGGgatctgctctgctccccatgGCCacggtggagttttgcagcgGCTCCCGCTCCATCTCCGCAGCTCCAGCAGGGAGGTGCGGATCCGACCCCGACCCGTGCAAGACAGACCcccccatcccgtcccacccGATCCCACAGACACGCGTGgatccccttcctcctcctgcacccGTGGGCGCTCCCGTGCCAGGCACAAGCCGCCCCTTCGCTAGAGCTGAGCCCACTCGAGGACTGCGTGGGGGGGGTTAACCTGAGAAGTATgtgcccccttccccccaacccccccggCTTTTATTTCGCTCCCAGCTGCCCTCACCCCCCTCCCTCCGCTGCCCcagagaggggagggaaggaggaagggggggtggggtatGTCCTGCGCTTCCAGGATCCCCTGGAAACGGGGATATCCCTATAACTGACAACTTTTATTGCTTCCTGCGGAAACAACCAGCTCTGACAGGTACGAGGGAAAAAACTCCTGGGGATGCCTCAGGGGTGAAGGGTGCAGCGGGGACCCCGGGGTTATTGTCCTCTCGCCCGGGGGGGGCTGCAAAGcgccccctgccctggggagcaggagctgggctgagggggaaataaagaaatatgcaAATGTACTGATATAAAGACATACAAGTACACGAATATGCAGATATACAAATACACAGATGTACAGATACACAAATGTACAGATATACAAATACACAAATCTATAGATATACAAAGACACAAAtctacaaatacaaaaatctaCAGATAtacaaatacacaaatatacagaaatacagatccAGCCTCTGCCAGGTCCCTCGGCTGCGCTCCTTTTCTGACACAGCATCCCTAGGGACCGGCgcagcccctctcctctcccccccccccccgcgagccccctgccccccagccctcacgTGGGACCCATGGAGCGTCCCATTCCGTTGTCATTCCCCCCTCAGGCCTGCAGCCACCCTAACAACAAACATCCCGAGGTGTAAAGCCCCCCGGACACTAACACCCGGCTCGCCTATACATCATtgggcaggcgggggggggggggctgcggagACCCCCTGCCCAGCGCCCTGCCTGGCGGGGGGGGCCCTATAGCAGCAAGGGCGCCTATAGCAGAAACACAGAGCGCTTATGGTGCcactaaaatgcatttctgaacCGCCACCCTGGCCGCCAGGATCCTGACACcgagatatatatatatatatatatatatatatatatatatatatatatatatatatatatatatatatatatttgtaaagtATCTGTATGTCCTGCGTCGAGCTGGCTGCGTCCGTATGGGGACGTCAAGGCACACACACGCCTATTCCATATTGAACTTTATCCATAGGGCAAAATATTGCCTATTTGTGCTCCTATTGACAGAGATTTCCTGGGAAATGACGTATCCATACATTCCCCTGTACGCGGCTGCTGAGCCCTGTTTCCTCCTGGCCGACGATCAGGGGGCTCCGGCTCCTCTCTAAAGCCCCACAAGCGATCGGGAACAGTTTATTCCGCTGCTCGAACTTATATTTTCTTTACCGGACCCCCCTACACACACCCcctaacccccccccccacacacacaatAAGCTCCGCGGCTGCATCAGCCACATCGGCCGGGGCTattccctgccagccccttccctccacccctcgCTCCCCTCCTCCAGTCTGGCACGGAGCAAAGCTCAGCCTATAGGTAAAATGGCTCTGGCTCGATGTGGAAAGCGAAATATCCAGGATCTCCCTCCGATTTGCGAAGGGAAACTCCCGGCTGGCTCGCAGGCAAGGGCTTGTAGTGGTCCCTCGCAGCGAGCCACGCCGGTAGCCACCGCAACAAGCTGTAGTAGCCACTTTCCGTCCATCGCGATGcaacaccccccccctcccctctgcccaaaCAAAGAGGAATTTGGTGTTTGTGTTGGCCGCAGACCTTTACTCACAGGAAACTCTCGCCTGTGGAAAACGAGGGTGAAATGTGGTGGTTTCGTGCAGCCAGATGGAGAAAACGGGGTGTTCCCCCCCCGCAGCAAGGCCAAGCGTGGGCGGGGGGCTGTGcgcccatgggtgctggggaggggggaacccCGGCAGCAATCCTGCCCCCAGCAGAACCGGTGCTGGCACCGGGAGCCCCCCCTCCTGTCGGCCGGGTGATCCGGTGATCACATCAGGTGATCCCCGCTCCCGAATTCAAGGCGATGTTGgagttattttaaatttttttacacGCACACTCAGGAATgcgcttcctcctcctcctcctctgggatTGTTTCTAAATCGGGATCATTTGCGGTTGATCGTACATAGAGTTTaacaaattattattatcaaATTACTCAGATTTTGCCATTtgaaccacaaaaaaaaaaaaaaaaaaaaaaggcagaggaaggctAAAAGCAACTTTTTCATGTGGGAGACAGACGAAGCTTGAAAGGGAGCAGCATgcgctgcagggctgcagcttccCTTCCCCCAGGAAGGTTTCCGAGGTAACTGTTTCCCCAAAATTAGCCTCCTGAGCAGGGAGTTAAAATCCCTCGGTCCAGCCTCTCTCGAAGCTCACTTCGCTCAAGTAGCTTCAGGTTTAGAAAGAAATAGAGGGGACGGGACAATGGAGCTGCGGGCTGGGTAGGGGCTTTTGGGGGCTTTTTCCttaacaccccccccccacccccccttggAGACAGGAATTTGCAACCCTGCTTTTGGGAAAACATCGCCTGGTCTGTAAGTCAGGAGCGAGCCACCAAATACCGAAGAAATCTCGGGACTTAAAAAGTTTGCAATAAAGTTAAGCAGCGCAAAGGCATGCaaaagaatttccttttttttccttcttttttttttttttcttctttttttttccttttttaaaagcaagagtTCGGAAGGAAAAGATGAGAAGTGAATAAAGAACGTGTGTGAGTAAAAAGGAATATAAATATCtttgcattgcttttatttgcacATATTGCCGATGTTATTGCTGATAGCGCGCTCCAGCCCGTGCTCATTCCAGataataaatacagtaattgGCAATTAATAAGCATTCCACTCCGGGTTGAAGGATGAATTGTGGCGGAGTCAATCGTTTTGAACAACTCGCTTAGAGTAATATCTTTCACgctttattaaatatatacGTACACACACCCATCCCAAAGGAATCCGGGCAGATTTGGGGAGGCGCAGCAACCTCTCTTTATAAAACAAcccctaggaaaaaaaaaaaaaaaaagcagctaaacCGCGGAAACAAAGCGGAGGCACCCGCGCTACCATCACCTCGAAAATACGGcgtaattttaaatttatttatatttaaaagaaaaaaatatccagcccagggctggctctATTGTGCGCGGCGGGTGTCGGGGCGGTGAAGCCGCGGGTGCGCCCGGCGCGGAATGCGCGGGGtgcgcggggctgcgcggggtTTTGCGCGGGGTCTTGCGCGGGGGTGCGCGTGTGAGATGTTGGGGTTTGTGACATCACGGCCCCGGTGCCCAATCAGGGGGCGGCGGGACGGCGCGGTGGGGTGTTCCCCAGGATATACCGTACGCGGCGGGGCCGCGAGTGCGGAGCCCGGGGAAGGTGGAAGCCGCACGGAGCCCCGGGGCTCCCCCGCCTcccagacccccccccccccctccgccaCCATTTTTCCGCCCCCCCTTTATCAGTAGCTTTGTTTGCTTAAGCATCTCAGTGGCTTCGCACagcaaagggggggggggggctgtgcttGTTGATtctcccccccacacaccccaagagattaattattatttttgaagtagAAGGTGGGGTGCGCGGCCGCGGGGTGGGAGCCGGCCGAGGGGAGCCTGGAGGATGCAAGATGTttgacttctttatttttctttcttttttttttgctggggagggggaagacgAGGAGTCAAGCCCCGGTACAGGCGGAGGAACTGGCTGTTTGGAAGATGTTGCAAACCATTGACTGGAGCGTTTGAAAGGGAGATCGACTGCTTTggcttctcccccccccccttttttttttttttctcccctcccccttcccccacctctcCGGAGGGGTAGGGATGTGTGTGATCAGGGAGTGGAAACAAATATGTCCTTATTTTCAATGCCCCCTTTGAAAGAGACAAAGTAAATGCTCCTTGCAAAATGTTCCTGACCTGCGAAGGGACCTTCGGAATTGTTCCAGCCACCATGGATTACAATGGGGAAGCCAGGCCGGGGGATTTTCATGCTGGCTATCAAGAAATCGAAGGGATAAACTTGGGATACTTACAGATCAATGGCACCCAGATGTTTGCTTTGGCCCAGGTTCTCAGCGACCTGTTTAAGGATATCCCCAGGACCACCATCAGCAAGAAGATGGAAACCTTAAAGATCAAGAGCCGCCGCTGCGATCTCAAAGAGCTGCGGACCCTCAAAGCCATCAACTCGGTGCCCACCCGCGCGGTGAAATGCTCGCTCATCTCCAAGGCGGACCTGGAGGCTCTCTGCACCTCCTGCAAGAGCCTCAGCCCCCGCcggaggaagaggaagaggaagagcaagaggagggagcagctgctgctgccggaCCCGGGGGagctcttcccctgcccccggccccagctgctgccgcCCTGCAGAGCCGGCGGCTGCTGcgcgccccgcggcccccggccacccccggccgcccccccgccttCCCCAAGCCGCGCTCGGCGCCGGCCGCGCTGCTGCCGCAGCCCTTCCACCGGGCCTTCCCCGCCTTCCAGAAGCCCCCCCGGGGGCGGAGGGGCTGCGGgctggcggggcgcggggggggggctttTCGCCGGCGTCTTGGCCGGGTACCCCCGCGACCTGGCGCTGCTGCATCCCGCGGCCGCGCATCCCGCCGCGCAGGCGGCCGCGCtcgccccgccgggccggcgcAAGCGGGGTCCCTGCTGCGCCAAGGGGCTTTTCCCGGCGGAGAAGGGGCCGGCGGCCGGCAGGAAGGGTCGCTCCGCCGGCTTCCCCGGCTCCAAGAGGCAGGGCACCTCGGCCGGCTACTCCAGCGACTCGGACTCCAGCCTGGACTTCGGGGGGTCCAGCCCCGCCACCTCCAGCGACTCgtcggaggaggaggaggaagaggaggaggaggaggaggaggaggaggaggaggaggaggaaggggacagCTCGTGCAGCAGCGAGGAAGGCAGCTCCTCGGAGTCGGAGAGCAGCTCGCTGTGCAGCGGGGACTCGGTGCAGAGCACCCGGTacaggcaggcagctctgccgcGCTTccagccgcagccccccccgggAACCCCTGGGCGAGGAgcgccccgccgagccccccccccagcgtGGGCAAAGCCCTGCGCCCCGACCCCgacctcctcttcctctcgcagcagctctgggccagGACTTTGCGAGCATCAACTTTGGAAAGTTTGAGCCCGATTCCAGCCCTGGGCTCGGGGGCCCAGCTGGAGCTGTACGCAAAGCAGGAggcctccccttcctcctcctcctcctcctccttctcctcctcctcctcctcctcctccccccctccctccccgagCAGCACCCCTGGGGGGGATCCgcaacaaaaggagggaggCTTTGGGGACGCAGAGCCCTGCGCCAAAGGGAAGGATTTGCACAAAGATGCCTCGAACAATGGAGCCTCGTTAGGCCCCAGTGACCAGGCAGAGAGGCAAAGCGGAGCTTTACCCGGGCCAGCGCCTTCCCCAGCGCCGGCCCCGGGCtcggccccgcagcccccggcgcaGGAGCTGGCGGGGGGCCTCGGCCCGGTGCCCcccggggggccgggggagccCCGACGGGAGCACTTTGACCGGCTGATCCGGCAATCCAAGCTGTGGTGTTACGCCAAAGGGTTCAACCTGGACGGGAAAAGTTTGCGGCACGGAGGGAGAGCGGAGCCCTGTAAAGCCGCAGAGCTCAAACCCCCCGGCTC encodes the following:
- the LOC102045921 gene encoding LOW QUALITY PROTEIN: SKI/DACH domain-containing protein 1 (The sequence of the model RefSeq protein was modified relative to this genomic sequence to represent the inferred CDS: inserted 1 base in 1 codon; deleted 3 bases in 3 codons) → MFLTCEGTFGIVPATMDYNGEARPGDFHAGYQEIEGINLGYLQINGTQMFALAQVLSDLFKDIPRTTISKKMETLKIKSRRCDLKELRTLKAINSVPTRAVKCSLISKADLEALCTSCKSLSPRRRKRKRKSKRREQLLLPDPGELFPCPRPQLLPPCRAGGCCXAPRPPATPGRPPAFPKPRSAPAALLPQPFHRAFPAFQKPPRGRRGCGLAGAGGGLFAGVLAGYPRDLALLHPAAAHPAAQAAALAPPGRRKRGPCCAKGLFPAEKGPAAGRKGRSAGFPGSKRQGTSAGYSSDSDSSLDFGGSSPATSSDSSEEEEEEEEEEEEEEEEEEEGDSSCSSEEGSSSESESSSLCSGDSVQSTRYRQAALPRFQPQPPREPLGEERPAEPPPSVGKALRPDPDLLFLSQQLWARTLRASTLESLSPIPALGSGAQLELYAKQEASPSSSSSSSFSSSSSSSSPPPSPSSTPGGDPQQKEGGFGDAEPCAKGKDLHKDASNNGASLGPSDQAERQSGALPGPAPSPAPAPGSAPQPPAQELAGGLGPVPPGGPGEPRREHFDRLIRQSKLWCYAKGFNLDGKSLRHGGRAEPCKAAELKPPGSKRAESPCTLSNKALKGNGSERNAKRRRLARGAEAERQQSSSKGRPQKTRRRNASKGNTPCKRLGSAGPPPPRNSFSLMGNFPCIPSLVVGEDGDLCPASSLGVKNSWVLSKTHPLWSWHLGGNAIPVPPSLKFRGYSLEDP